One Podospora pseudopauciseta strain CBS 411.78 chromosome 5 map unlocalized CBS411.78m_5, whole genome shotgun sequence DNA window includes the following coding sequences:
- a CDS encoding uncharacterized protein (COG:V; EggNog:ENOG503P21N), producing the protein MVSPKDLVLITGATGHVGSWTLVQLLREGYRVRAAVRSHAKAAAVLARPQIQALNPGHRLSFIIVPDITVPGAYDNAVEGATHIIHIASPLASGGNGVPLSQHDAHFIQPAVRGTISLLEAANLGGTVRRVVITSSFIALVPMDELTGRRKRDPSKPVSPNDRIPFAPGPYESEFAAYAASKVAALHHAEAWMERERPPFDVVHLHPGFVLGRNDTATTAGQAMQGTNSVVLALLLGKRFGPYAGATVHASDVARAHVSALDPTVLGNQSYILSQSARWNDAIAIAKREFPEAIKTKLLVTGGSVKTTPLPIDASLTEETFGFKFASYEDQVINVVEHFLELRLRKKTGVQMVSSSAPKKQRVVVNVSAIAC; encoded by the coding sequence ATGGTTTCGCCAAAAGATTTGGTATTGATAACAGGGGCCACGGGCCATGTAGGGTCGTGGACTCTGGTGCAACTGCTTCGAGAGGGATATCGGGTCCGGGCCGCCGTTCGATCCCATGCaaaagctgctgctgttcttgCAAGACCACAAATCCAGGCACTCAACCCAGGTCACCGACTCTCCTTCATCATTGTGCCCGATATCACGGTCCCCGGTGCTTACGATAACGCTGTCGAGGGCGCAACACACATCATCCACATTGCTTCGCCACTGGCCTCAGGTGGTAACGGCGTACCGCTCAGTCAACACGATGCGCATTTCATCCAGCCAGCTGTGCGCGGTACCATCAGCCTCCTGGAAGCAGCCAACCTCGGTGGGACGGTCCGTCGTGTCGTGATCACCAGCTCCTTCATTGCCTTGGTTCCCATGGACGAGCTGACGGGCAGACGGAAGCGAGACCCTTCCAAGCCTGTGTCTCCCAATGACCGCATCCCGTTTGCCCCTGGACCGTACGAATCCGAGTTTGCGGCCTATGCGGCATCCAAGGTTGCAGCGCTGCACCATGCCGAGGCGTGGATGGAGCGTGAGAGGCCACCGTTCGATGTCGTGCACCTTCACCCAGGCTTCGTGTTGGGGCGCAACGACACGGCTACCACAGCAGGACAAGCCATGCAGGGCACCAACTCGGTGGTActggcgctgctgctgggcaaGCGGTTTGGGCCGTATGCGGGCGCGACAGTGCATGCCTCTGATGTGGCTCGGGCGCACGTGTCGGCACTGGACCCGACGGTTCTCGGAAACCAGAGCTACATTCTCAGTCAGTCGGCGCGGTGGAACgatgccatcgccatcgccaagcGGGAGTTTCCCGAGGCCATCAAGACAAAGCTGCTGGTGACGGGTGGCAGCGTCAAGACAACGCCTCTTCCCATCGACGCAAGTTTAACCGAGGAGACGTTCGGCTTCAAGTTTGCCAGCTACGAGGACCAGGTGATCAATGTTGTTGAGCACTTCTTGGAGCTGCGGTTGCGCAAGAAGACAGGGGTCCAGATGGTGTCTTCCAGCGCACCAAAGAAGCAACGGGTGGTGGTCAATGTCAGCGCCATCGCTTGCTGA
- a CDS encoding uncharacterized protein (COG:A; EggNog:ENOG503NVV9): AQRTPTTTQDKNCCASFPFFYFLFFLHLLIQDNGKMPFDPTTFTKATAADYSSSESDAEDDEYLIPSTNPHDDEFADHNPRKRRRTGRDAKESAALGIFGSESEDEGPSRKWKHKPLRNKGVSFVSSSNVKPGPVDDEDDDEDKEDDKDDEYAEWDDDGKPTMMTSTATAADGDEDEDDEDEDMGGFGLGFGGGGEAAAAAQGLGWTPPTQQQKPLKSAVLKPMPFVKSKVDPSNPLGTGFVPMSARGPTLLNRDDDEPTKPRVPAASAFTKGKGGKIKTNTNSFAARMMAKMGYQEGKGLGKEGQGRNIVIEANLRPQGAGLGAVKEKTEQERQEEKRQARLRGEEVIDSEEEEKKKKAARRKKALSGGLGSGTGSGASTPKRQKPKYLTMDEIKKAAPGLNIPDAFTPILDLTGPGKKMLTTSSGLMTPTGGTAPVESAETAESRKLVRRAQNDFMAILEEWQSLQERKAYIELQLKQERQEMEELATTLQGNQSLTSACAAASNPTESGEIDRKADLNYRLGRIISGLSDTYSSLSDKMLPQIKEELTSLVVAAIHPAFNQYRQLWDPLEEPEPSFVDGLKSIRGLLGLDQQTKKTYRRPTANPYETMMYELWYRTVTSAVREWNVREPDQLIAVLEAWDDLLPGFVRTQLLQDIIRKLEEAVRKWQPKRHSEHLPHTWIFPWLPYLPSVHLDPRSSSGLVADVKRKFRQLVDSWEFKRGVIPGLKPWKQVLRGSSSKSDQWGPLVMNHLLPGLARYLGKSFKVDPRDQEPYMKVLDRVFEWLEFVSPTMIGEVLVAEVFPMWHEALYQWLLLEDANYDEIGQWFEWWQGGVFPEEIRVLPSITAEFEKGTGLIEKALDLGDRAKDELKPPENGPALRSERRDREHKTRRPEPLVETPVGEPPREVSFRQVMEEWCQENDLQFMPEKNVHAEGPMYKISGNDAKKSVLVWFKGNTMSVKTKTHGTVEVRRENEDEYGVLLDLVV, translated from the coding sequence GCGCAACGAACTCCGACTACAACACAAGACAAGAATTGTTGCGCTtcatttccttttttttattttttattttttttacacCTCCTCATTCAAGATAACGGCAAGATGCCCTTTGATCCAACAACATTCACAAAGGCCACGGCCGCCGATTATTCCTCCTCAGAGTCCGAcgctgaagatgatgaatATTTGATACCCTCGACCAACCCCCACGACGATGAATTCGCCGATCACAACCCCCGAAAACGGAGGCGCACCGGCCGCGATGCAAAAGAGAGCGCTGCCCTTGGAATTTTCGGATCCGAAAGCGAAGATGAAGGGCCCAGTCGAAAATGGAAACACAAGCCATTGCGCAACAAGGGCGTTAGCTTCGTATCGTCGAGCAACGTGAAGCCCGGCCCGGttgacgacgaagacgatgatgaggacaagGAAGACGATAAGGATGATGAGTACGCCGAGTGGGATGACGATGGAAAACCTACCATGATGACCTCAactgccaccgccgccgacggagacgaagacgaagacgatgaagacgaagacATGGGAGGCTTCGGCCtgggctttggtggtggtggtgaggccgctgccgctgcccaAGGTCTCGGGTGGACCCCCCCGACGCAACAACAGAAGCCTCTAAAAAGCGCCGTCTTGAAGCCGATGCCATTCGTCAAGTCAAAAGTAGATCCTAGCAACCCTCTGGGAACTGGGTTTGTGCCAATGTCGGCGAGAGGTCCAACTCTTCTAAACCGTGACGACGATGAACCAACGAAACCACGTGTACCTGCGGCGAGCGCGTTCACAAAGGGCAAAGGTGGGAAGATCAAGACCAATACCAATTCTTTCGCGGCGAGAATGATGGCCAAGATGGGTTATCAGGAAGGAAAAGGTCTTGGAAAAGAGGGCCAGGGTCGAAACATTGTCATCGAGGCCAACCTGCGCCCACAAGGCGCCGGTCTCGGTGCTGTCAAGGAAAAGACTGAACAGGAAAGGCAAGAAGAGAAACGACAAGCACGTCTCAGGGGCGAGGAGGTTATTGactcggaagaggaggaaaagaaaaagaaggccgcGCGCAGGAAGAAGGCTCTGTCTGGTGGACTGGGCAGTGGTACAGGTAGTGGCGCAAGCACGCCCAAACGCCAGAAGCCAAAGTACCTGACAATGGatgagatcaagaaggccgccCCCGGCCTCAATATTCCCGACGCGTTTACCCCTATCTTGGATCTGACCGGTCCCGGCAAAAAGATGCTGACCACCTCGTCAGGCTTGATGACCCCCACTGGTGGTACTGCGCCTGTTGAGTCTGCTGAAACGGCCGAATCCCGGAAGCTCGTCCGCCGTGCCCAAAACGACTTCATGGCTATTCTTGAGGAATGGCAGAGCTTACAAGAGCGCAAGGCATATATTGAGCTGCAGTTGAAACAAGAAAGGCAAGAGATGGAAGAGCTGGCCACAACGTTGCAAGGCAATCAATCACTCACCAGTGCCTGCGCTGCAGCGTCCAACCCAACCGAGAGCGGCGAGATTGATCGCAAGGCTGATCTCAACTATCGACTGGGTCGCATCATTTCAGGGCTCAGTGATACTTACTCGTCTCTGTCCGACAAGATGTTACCTCAGATCAAGGAAGAGCTCACATCCCTCGTCGTAGCTGCCATCCACCCGGCCTTTAATCAATACCGTCAGCTCTGGGATCCTCTCGAGGAACCTGAACCAAGCTTCGTCGACGGTCTCAAGTCTATCCGAGGCTTGCTCGGTCTCGaccaacaaaccaaaaagaCGTACCGCCGACCGACCGCCAACCCCTACGAAACAATGATGTACGAGTTGTGGTACCGAACCGTCACCAGCGCAGTCCGCGAATGGAACGTCCGGGAACCAGACCAGCTCATTGCTGTGCTAGAAGCTTGGGATGACCTCCTGCCTGGCTTTGTCCGCACTCAGCTTCTACAAGATATCATTCGCAAGCTGGAAGAGGCTGTTCGGAAGTGGCAACCAAAACGACACAGCGAGCACCTCCCTCACACTTGGATCTTTCCCTGGTTGCCGTATTTGCCTTCGGTCCATCTGGACCCAAGAAGCTCGTCTGGTCTGGTGGCAGATGTCAAGCGCAAGTTCAGACAGCTCGTTGACTCGTGGGAGTTCAAGAGGGGTGTCATTCCCGGCTTGAAACCCTGGAAACAAGTGCTGCGTGGAAGCAGTAGTAAGAGCGACCAGTGGGGGCCGCTGGTGATGAACCACCTTTTGCCTGGTTTGGCGAGGTATCTTGGGAAGAGCTTCAAGGTTGATCCGCGAGACCAAGAGCCGTACATGAAGGTGTTGGATAGGGTGTTTGAGTGGTTGGAGTTTGTGAGTCCGACCATGATTggggaggtgctggtggcggAGGTGTTCCCCATGTGGCATGAGGCGCTTTACCAATGGCTTTTGCTGGAAGATGCCAACTATGATGAGATTGGTCAGTGGTTTGAGTGGTGGCAGGGGGGGGTTTTCCCCGAGGAGATTAGAGTGTTGCCATCCATCACGGCTGAGTTTGAGAAGGGCACTGGTCTCATTGAGAAGGCGCTTGATTTGGGTGATAGGGCGAAGGATGAGCTCAAGCCACCAGAGAATGGCCCTGCTCTCAGGAGTGAAAGGCGGGATAGGGAACATAAGACAAGGAGACCTGAACCACTGGTGGAAACGCCTGTTGGGGAGCCGCCAAGGGAGGTTTCGTTTAGACAGGTCATGGAGGAGTGGTGCCAGGAGAATGATTTGCAGTTTATGCCTGAGAAAAACGTTCATGCCGAAGGGCCGATGTACAAGATCTCTGGCAATGATGCCAAGAAGAGTGTTTTGGTGTGGTTTAAGGGGAACACGATGTCGGTGAAGACAAAGACGCatgggacggtggaggtCAGGAGGGAGAATGAAGATGAGTACggggtgttgttggattTGGTGGTGTAG
- the SUB2_3 gene encoding Suppressor of the cold-sensitive snRNP biogenesis mutant brr1-1 (MEROPS:MER0000344; COG:O; EggNog:ENOG503NU05) yields the protein MVRITYLLLCVGIALALPVAKRDNAPVPIAGKYIITLRPGAAPSFETHLSWVRDVHTRSLSRRDEFGIEKVYSALDFHGYAGSFDEETIAQIRANPDVSSVEQDQTFHLTYHLPSQPRHRQTGLTTQKDAPWGLGSISHRAPNSTDYIYDSRGDAVDGYTAYVVDTGIRTTHNEFEGGRAIFGYNAYPDADSDEDNIGHGTHVSGTIAGKTYGVAKKARVVAVKVFDWGSSTTSIVLDGYLWAVNNITTPAKSVINLSLGGPQSDAVDSAIAAAYSAGILTVVAAGNDGRSSDNGWGSPASAPEALAVGAVDVENVRPSFSNWGPGVDIWAPGVMVRSAWNWDDDDYLEVEGTSMASPHVAGLVLYLRSLEGGGQGGLVGAVVDKVRELGTKGVVKEAGRGSVNLLTYNGNGA from the exons ATGGTCAGAATCACCTACCTCCTGCTATGCGTGGGCATCGCCCTAGCCCTACCGGTAGCCAAACGGGACAACGCACCAGTGCCCATTGCCGGAAAATATATTATCACCCTCAGGCCGGGAGCGGCACCCTCTTTTGAGACCCACCTGTCTTGGGTGAGAGACGTGCATACTCGGAGCCTCTCGCGCCGTGACGAATTTGGAATTGAGAAGGTCTACTCTGCCCTTGATTTCCATGGCTATGCAGGGTCCTTTGACGAGGAGACCATAGCTCAGATCAGGGCCAACCCTGAT GTCTCCTCCGTAGAACAAGACCAAACCTTCCACCTAAcctaccacctcccctcccaaccccgccatcgccAAACAGGCCTCACCACCCAGAAAGACGCCCCCTGGGGGCTGGGTAGTATCTCCCACCGAGCCCCCAACTCGACAGATTACATCTACGACAGCCGTGGTGATGCCGTGGACGGGTACACCGCCTACGTCGTCGACACCGGCATCCGCACCACCCACAAtgagtttgaggggggtaGGGCAATCTTTGGGTATAATGCCTACCCTGACGCGGACAGCGATGAGGACAATATTGGACATGGAACGCATGTCAGTGGGACGATTGCTGGGAAGACGTACGGGGTTGCGAAGAAGGCaagggtggtggcggtgaagGTTTTTGATTGGGGTTCT TCGACAACCTCCATCGTCCTCGACGGCTACCTATGGGCAGTAAACAACATCACGACCCCCGCCAAATCAgtcatcaacctctccctcggcgGTCCCCAATCCGACGCCGTCGACTCCGCCATTGCAGCGGCATACTCCGCTGGTATTCTCACCGTCGTCGCCGCAGGGAACGACGGCCGTTCCTCTGACAATGGGTGGGGCAGTCCAGCCTCAGCTCCTGAGGCGTTGGCGGTGGGTGCGGTGGATGTGGAGAATGTCAGGCCTAGCTTTAGCAACTGGGGGCCGGGGGTGGATATCTGGGCTccgggggtgatggtgagaagCGCGTGGaattgggatgatgatgattatcttgaggtggaggggactAGTATGGCTAGTCCGCATGTTgcggggttggtgttgtatCTCAggagtttggaggggggaggtcagggggggttggtgggggcggtggtggataaGGTTAGGGAGTTGGGGACTAAGGGAGTGGTGAAAGaggcgggaagggggagtgTTAACTTGTTGACTTATAACGGGAATGGTGCTTGA
- a CDS encoding uncharacterized protein (EggNog:ENOG503PAGZ): protein MKLLLATLALWASSALTQTPPPNPPIRNIYTFPPNHFIENIAVRSNSRLLLTSMSVPHLYSINPLIPNPAADIIHSFANPNNATGISGIAEIAPDVFAVIVADWDLFATRAIPGTLAVWTVNFNKAPSQRVKFITQVANTTIFNGIARHPTNPTLLLAADSALGAVWKVNLLTGAHSVAFSSPLLTPTATAHLGINGLKAQGQYLYFTNSAQGYLGRVKIGWNGEQVGAIEVLSSASDAGADVVYDDIALDFGHGGSGKVWIASHPDYAVGITLPEGSQWVVKNVTKLLNPTACAFGRGSAKERTTLYVTNGGEFLPDFTLVNEGVVALDL from the coding sequence ATGAAACTCCTCCTtgccaccctcgccctctggGCATCCTCAGCCCtcacccaaacaccaccccccaacccccccatccgcAACATCTACACgttcccccccaaccactTTATCGAAAACATCGCCGTCCGCTCAAACTCCCGCCTGCTGCTCACCTCCATGAGCGTGCCCCATTTATactccatcaaccccctcatccccaaccccgcaGCCGACATCATCCACAGCttcgccaaccccaacaacgcAACCGGCATCTCGGGGATAGCCGAGATCGCCCCGGACGTCTTTGCTGTCATCGTCGCAGATTGGGACCTCTTCGCTACCCGTGCCATCCCTGGAACGCTGGCAGTCTGGACAGTCAACTTCAACAAAGCCCCCAGTCAACGCGTCAAGTTCATCACTCAAGTCGCCAACACGACTATCTTTAATGGAATTGCTCGTCACCCTACCAATCCCACCTTGTTGCTCGCTGCGGACTCTGCCTTGGGAGCAGTGTGGAAAGTTAACCTTTTGACAGGTGCCCACAGCGTGGCATTTTCGTCACCTCTTCTCACACCTACTGCCACTGCTCATTTGGGAATTAACGGTCTTAAAGCCCAGGGGCAATACCTCTACTTTACCAACTCCGCTCAGGGGTATTTGGGCAGGGTCAAGATCGGCTGGAACGGCGAGCAAGTTGGGGCCATTGAGGTTCTGTCTAGTGCTTCCGATGCGGGGGCTGATGTGGTGTATGATGATATCGCGCTTGATTTCGGACATGGTGGTAGTGGGAAGGTTTGGATTGCTTCTCATCCCGACTATGCTGTTGGTATTACGCTCCCAGAGGGGTCGCAGTGGGTTGTGAAGAATGTGACGAAACTGTTGAACCCGACTGCGTGtgcttttgggagggggagtgcAAAGGAGAGGACGACGCTTTATGTGACGAATGGGGGGGAGTTTTTGCCTGACTTTACGCTGGTGaatgagggggttgttgcgTTGGATTTGTGA
- a CDS encoding uncharacterized protein (EggNog:ENOG503NYJH; COG:G; CAZy:GH10) — MRFLPSVALALGGFVTANPVPVDHEAVELFHRQVRTLNQAMIAAGREYIGTSLTVRNDNSEQNIIRSEFGSITPENAQKWDATEPNRGQFNWGAADQHMNWARQNGKHVRCHTLVWYSQLPGWVSNSRFNNATLIQVMTNHINQVMGRYRGQCNHWDVVNEALNEDGTYRDNVFLRTIGEAYIPMAFRIAAAADPSAKLYYNDYNLEYLGPKVEGAARIVRLCQQYGVRIDGVGYQGHLVTESTPTQSTPTPSEADLTAALKITADLGVDVAYTEIDIRMRTPSNAQKLQALADAYGRVARSCMNVPRCVGMTIWGVSDRYSWVPQTFQGEGDALLWNNNYQKKAAYDSFLRGISGQ; from the exons ATGAGATTCCTTCCTTCTGTTGCCCTCGCCCTTGGTGGCTTTGTCACCGCCAATCCGGTGCCCGTTGACCATGAGGCTGTGGA GCTCTTCCACCGTCAAGTAAGGACCCTCAACCAGGCCATGATTGCCGCCGGCCGCGAGTATATCGGTACCTCTCTCACGGTCCGCAACGACAACTCAGAGCAGAACATCATCCGCAGCGAGTTCGGCTCCATCACGCCGGAGAACGCCCAGAAGTGGGATGCCACCGAGCCTAACCGCGGGCAGTTCAACTGGGGCGCCGCCGATCAGCACATGAACTGGGCACGCCAGAACGGCAAGCACGTTCGCTGCCATACTCTTGTCTGGTACTCTCAGCTCCCTGGTTGGGTGTCCAACAGCCGCTTCAACAACGCCACCTTGATCCAGGTCATGACCAACCACATCAACCAGGTCATGGGACGGTACCGTGGGCAGTGCAACCACTGGGATGTCGTCAACGAAG CTCTCAACGAGGACGGCACATACCGCGACAACGTCTTCCTCCGCACCATCGGTGAAGCATACATCCCCATGGCCTTCCGcattgccgctgccgccgatCCTTCCGCCAAGCTGTACTACAACGACTACAACCTCGAGTACCTGGGACCCAAGGTCGAAGGTGCCGCTCGTATCGTGAGACTCTGCCAGCAGTACGGAGTCAGAATCGACGGTGTTGGTTACCAAGGCCACTTGGTCACCGAGAGCACCCCAACCCaatccacccccaccccctctgAGGCGGACCTTACTGCCGCCTTGAAGATCACCGCCGACCTTGGTGTTGACGTTGCCTACACTGAGATCGATATCCGCATGAGGACACCATCCAATGCTCAGAAGCTGCAGGCTTTGGCTGATGCTTATGGCCGTGTTGCCCGGTCGTGCATGAATGTCCCCCGCTGCGTTGGCATGACCATTTGG GGCGTCAGTGACAGGTACTCGTGGGTTCCCCAGACTTTCCAGGGTGAAGGTGACGCGCTTCTTTGGAACAACAACTACCAAAAGAAGGCGGCGTACGACTCTTTCCTGCGGGGTATTTCTGGGCAGTAA